One window from the genome of Breoghania sp. L-A4 encodes:
- a CDS encoding CoA transferase, which yields MVKILKDVRVIELGTYITGPAAGMHLADLGADVIKVERPGTGDPFRAFKGGLYSPHYQTYNRNKRSIALDTKDPDDLAVLHELIAGADVFIQNFRPGVAEKLGVGEDDLRKVKPDLIYCAISGFGQSGPSRDRPAFDTVAQAASGYLRLLTPPTNPRVIGPAIADSVTGQYAAMGILAALLERGKTGKGRRLDISMLEAMTHFNLDSFTHYYSVGEIMGPLSRPVVSQSYTFECSDGKWVAIHMSSPTKFWEGLLRATGQEALNSDPRFSERLERIQHQDDLIEIFTPIFKSETRDAWCDKLLACEVPHSPAYDSNEALEDPQAKHLRIAVPTVHPEMGESTTVRAPYSFDGEADFDILPPPTLDQHGADIRAALKKRKAG from the coding sequence ATGGTCAAGATCCTGAAAGACGTCCGCGTCATCGAACTCGGCACCTACATCACCGGGCCGGCGGCGGGCATGCACCTCGCCGACCTCGGCGCCGACGTGATCAAGGTCGAAAGGCCGGGAACGGGCGATCCGTTCCGCGCGTTCAAGGGCGGGCTCTATTCGCCGCATTATCAGACCTACAACCGCAACAAGCGCTCCATCGCGCTCGACACCAAGGATCCTGACGACCTCGCGGTGCTGCATGAGCTGATCGCCGGAGCCGACGTGTTCATCCAGAACTTCCGGCCGGGCGTTGCCGAGAAGCTCGGCGTGGGCGAGGACGATTTGCGCAAGGTGAAGCCGGATCTGATCTACTGCGCGATCTCCGGCTTCGGCCAAAGCGGCCCGTCGCGCGACCGGCCGGCCTTCGACACGGTCGCCCAGGCCGCCAGCGGATATTTGCGGCTGCTCACGCCGCCGACCAATCCGCGCGTCATAGGCCCGGCGATCGCGGACTCGGTGACTGGCCAATACGCGGCCATGGGAATTCTCGCCGCCCTTCTGGAGCGCGGCAAGACCGGCAAGGGCCGACGCCTCGACATCTCCATGCTGGAGGCGATGACCCACTTCAACCTCGACAGTTTCACCCACTACTACTCAGTGGGAGAGATCATGGGCCCGCTGTCACGCCCGGTCGTCTCCCAGAGCTACACCTTCGAATGCAGCGACGGTAAGTGGGTCGCGATCCACATGTCCTCGCCGACCAAATTCTGGGAAGGCCTGCTTCGGGCCACCGGCCAGGAAGCGCTTAACAGCGACCCGCGGTTCTCCGAGCGTCTGGAGCGCATCCAGCATCAGGACGATCTGATCGAGATTTTCACGCCGATCTTCAAATCCGAAACCCGCGACGCCTGGTGCGACAAGCTCCTCGCATGCGAGGTGCCGCATTCCCCGGCCTACGATTCCAACGAGGCTCTGGAAGACCCGCAAGCCAAGCATCTGAGAATCGCGGTGCCGACAGTGCACCCGGAGATGGGCGAAAGCACCACCGTGCGCGCGCCCTACAGCTTCGATGGAGAGGCGGATTTCGACATTCTGCCGCCGCCAACGCTGGACCAGCACGGAGCGGACATCCGCGCCGCGCTCAAGAAACGCAAAGCCGGCTGA
- a CDS encoding YciI family protein, translating into MNPDDTLAAVPAADVLAASGAMLQKQLYAIFTKPVNGLGPVFANIEAHLAFQVDLEREGVMFAAGPMWTDDEQRWEGEGMVVVRAASRDAAIAIAERDPMHKAGARSFHVRPWLVNEGSVTVKLDYSTQTFSIA; encoded by the coding sequence ATGAACCCAGACGACACGCTTGCGGCGGTTCCCGCCGCCGACGTTCTCGCCGCCAGCGGGGCGATGCTGCAAAAGCAGCTCTACGCCATCTTCACCAAACCGGTGAACGGATTGGGGCCGGTCTTCGCCAACATCGAGGCGCATCTGGCGTTTCAGGTCGACTTGGAGCGCGAGGGTGTGATGTTCGCCGCAGGTCCGATGTGGACCGACGACGAGCAGCGCTGGGAGGGAGAAGGAATGGTGGTCGTGCGTGCGGCGTCGCGCGACGCGGCCATCGCCATTGCGGAGCGGGACCCGATGCACAAGGCCGGCGCCCGCAGCTTTCACGTACGGCCCTGGCTCGTCAACGAGGGCTCCGTGACGGTCAAGCTCGACTATTCGACGCAGACATTCTCGATTGCCTGA
- a CDS encoding C4-dicarboxylate TRAP transporter substrate-binding protein: MRILYGLLTAGMIAMPTALSAQETINLTVASSHPTVIPWVGMIKTHFMARTDELLAETGNYKIEWNEAFGGQLYKANATLTSVEEGITDIGWVFSFLEAAKLPLSQASSYAPFATANPPVQLEVMRELMAKNKAFRDEWEQYNLKVLGLTGTDMYDIYTKTPLTGIDDIDGMKLSAPGVLGTWLRGTGANAVDGALTTFYTDIQTGVSDGVLTLALGALPTKLYEVAPYINRFDAGVAFSGAVAINADVWNDLPAEVQVAMSRAGEYYTKAHGEDLLKRHEFALNKMVELGAEQEPPVTIVTMPAEERAAWVNKLPNIAGEWAAELESQGTPANAFLSAYMDGLRARGEKPVRDWDK, from the coding sequence ATGCGCATTCTATACGGACTTCTGACCGCCGGCATGATCGCCATGCCCACCGCGCTTTCGGCGCAGGAAACAATCAATCTGACCGTGGCGTCGAGCCACCCGACGGTGATCCCGTGGGTCGGCATGATCAAGACGCACTTCATGGCGCGCACGGACGAACTGCTTGCCGAGACCGGCAACTACAAGATCGAATGGAACGAGGCTTTCGGCGGCCAGCTCTACAAGGCCAACGCAACGCTGACGTCGGTCGAGGAAGGCATCACCGACATCGGCTGGGTGTTCTCCTTCCTCGAGGCCGCCAAGCTGCCGCTCAGCCAGGCGTCGAGCTACGCGCCGTTCGCCACCGCCAATCCGCCGGTGCAGCTCGAGGTGATGCGGGAGCTGATGGCGAAGAACAAGGCGTTCCGCGACGAGTGGGAGCAGTACAATCTCAAGGTGCTCGGCCTCACCGGCACGGACATGTACGACATCTACACCAAGACCCCGCTGACGGGCATCGACGACATCGACGGCATGAAGCTGTCGGCGCCGGGCGTACTCGGCACGTGGCTGCGCGGCACCGGGGCGAATGCCGTCGACGGTGCGCTGACCACCTTCTACACCGACATTCAGACCGGCGTCTCCGACGGCGTGCTGACGCTTGCGCTCGGTGCCCTGCCGACCAAGCTCTATGAGGTGGCGCCCTACATCAACCGCTTCGATGCCGGCGTCGCCTTCTCAGGTGCCGTCGCCATCAACGCCGACGTCTGGAACGATCTGCCTGCCGAAGTCCAGGTCGCGATGAGCCGGGCTGGGGAATACTACACCAAGGCCCATGGCGAGGATCTGCTGAAGCGGCACGAATTCGCGCTCAACAAGATGGTCGAACTCGGCGCGGAACAGGAACCGCCCGTGACGATCGTCACTATGCCCGCCGAAGAACGCGCGGCCTGGGTGAACAAGCTGCCGAACATCGCCGGCGAGTGGGCGGCGGAACTCGAGAGCCAGGGTACTCCGGCCAACGCCTTCCTCTCCGCCTACATGGACGGCCTGCGCGCCCGCGGCGAAAAGCCGGTGCGTGACTGGGACAAGTAG
- a CDS encoding TRAP transporter small permease, with amino-acid sequence MPSKQQKTEAPARRGLLASTADRIWLWLVDGLAAVGTGLICVLMLIICADIVARNILGSSLPLVSELGALLLVMIVALQLATTVRADRLARTEIFYIGFRQARPRAGALLSVVFNLVGAGIIGGIAWSSIRILGKDWTAGEYIGVTGIATLPTWPFRALILLGMSVAAVQFLVLAFQDLKAAMTHKVSS; translated from the coding sequence ATGCCATCGAAGCAGCAAAAGACGGAGGCCCCCGCAAGGCGGGGGCTTCTCGCCTCCACAGCCGACCGCATCTGGCTCTGGCTCGTCGATGGCCTGGCCGCCGTCGGCACCGGCCTCATTTGCGTCCTCATGCTCATCATCTGCGCGGACATCGTCGCGCGTAACATCCTGGGATCCTCCCTGCCGCTCGTCTCCGAGCTGGGCGCCCTGCTTCTGGTCATGATCGTCGCCCTGCAGCTCGCCACCACCGTGCGGGCCGACAGGCTCGCACGCACGGAAATCTTCTACATCGGCTTTCGCCAGGCACGCCCGCGCGCGGGAGCCCTGTTGTCTGTGGTCTTCAATCTGGTCGGCGCCGGAATCATCGGCGGCATCGCCTGGTCGAGCATTCGCATCCTCGGCAAGGACTGGACCGCGGGCGAATACATCGGCGTCACTGGAATCGCCACCCTGCCCACATGGCCCTTCCGCGCGCTGATCCTGCTCGGCATGAGCGTCGCGGCCGTCCAGTTTCTCGTTCTCGCATTCCAGGATCTGAAGGCGGCGATGACACACAAGGTTTCCTCATGA
- a CDS encoding TRAP transporter large permease, whose translation MSPIEIGYLAIVALLVLIYIGMPIGIGMLFVSYLAVAGIRGEAVSLRMLGAVANDSLREYLFAVVPLFVLMGLLVTISQVGKDTFDVFQRLLRRVTAGLGIATVFANAVFASITGISIASATVFSRVAVPEMTRHGYTKKFATGVVAGSSVLGMLIPPSLLMIVYAVLAEESVGRMFLAGVGPGILLSLAFTVTILLLARLRPDFVFETDTDHSANQEVSGLDMLRKSVPIASLMLVVLGGLYGGFLNPTEAGAAGALGALVIALLRRSLTLRLFWNLLVDAGQITVSVLFLILAATFFSRMLALSGVPRALAEFFLTGPIGSYGFLAVFLLLVIALGCLIDSISIMLILLPIALPVASAAGFDLIWFGVLTVVAVEVGLLTPPFGLSVYIIKSAMNDPDLRIGEIFRGAFPFVLAMFVCIALIVAFPPIATWLARL comes from the coding sequence ATGAGCCCGATCGAAATCGGATATCTCGCGATCGTCGCGCTGCTCGTGCTGATCTACATCGGCATGCCCATCGGCATCGGCATGCTGTTCGTCTCCTACCTGGCGGTTGCCGGAATTCGCGGCGAGGCCGTCTCCTTGCGGATGCTCGGCGCCGTGGCCAACGATTCCCTGCGCGAGTATCTCTTCGCGGTCGTGCCGCTGTTCGTGCTGATGGGACTGCTCGTCACGATCTCCCAGGTGGGCAAGGATACGTTCGACGTGTTCCAGCGCCTGCTGCGCCGCGTTACCGCGGGTCTGGGCATCGCCACGGTCTTCGCCAACGCGGTCTTCGCGTCGATCACCGGCATTTCCATCGCCTCGGCGACCGTGTTCAGCCGCGTCGCCGTTCCGGAGATGACGCGGCACGGCTACACCAAGAAATTCGCCACCGGCGTCGTCGCCGGATCCTCGGTGCTCGGCATGCTGATCCCGCCGTCGCTGCTGATGATCGTCTACGCGGTGCTGGCCGAGGAATCCGTCGGCCGCATGTTCCTCGCCGGGGTCGGCCCGGGCATCCTGCTGTCGCTGGCCTTCACGGTGACGATCCTGCTGCTGGCCCGCCTGCGCCCGGACTTCGTCTTCGAGACCGACACCGATCACAGCGCAAACCAGGAGGTCTCGGGCCTGGACATGCTGCGCAAGTCCGTGCCCATCGCCAGCCTGATGCTGGTGGTGCTCGGCGGCCTCTACGGCGGCTTTCTCAACCCGACGGAAGCGGGTGCCGCTGGCGCGCTCGGCGCCCTGGTGATCGCGCTTCTGCGCCGCTCGCTGACGCTGAGGCTGTTCTGGAACCTGTTGGTGGATGCCGGCCAGATCACCGTCTCGGTGCTTTTCCTGATCCTGGCGGCGACGTTCTTCAGCCGAATGCTGGCGCTGTCCGGCGTGCCGCGCGCGCTGGCCGAATTCTTTCTCACCGGCCCGATCGGATCCTACGGTTTCCTCGCGGTGTTCCTCCTGCTGGTCATCGCCCTGGGCTGCCTGATCGATTCCATCTCGATCATGCTGATCCTGCTGCCGATCGCCCTGCCGGTGGCGAGTGCGGCCGGTTTCGACCTGATCTGGTTCGGCGTGCTGACCGTGGTTGCCGTCGAGGTGGGCCTGCTGACGCCGCCCTTCGGGCTGTCGGTCTACATCATCAAGTCAGCCATGAACGATCCCGACCTGCGGATCGGCGAGATCTTTCGCGGCGCGTTTCCCTTCGTGCTCGCGATGTTCGTCTGTATCGCGCTCATCGTCGCCTTCCCTCCCATCGCGACCTGGCTCGCGCGCCTATAG
- a CDS encoding NADPH-dependent FMN reductase, protein MTTLLFIPGSLRAASSSRATVRALADRLTPEVACDVADPGALPHYNADIENDPAVARLNAQIAAADGVVFVTPEYNFGIPGVLKNAIDWASRPAFAAPLTHKPCMVISVSGGALGGVRAQAQLKYVLNGMLAKLFVGPEIVIPQANAKVSDGLLTDETILAFCEENIGNFIASF, encoded by the coding sequence ATGACCACCTTGCTCTTCATCCCCGGCAGCCTTCGCGCCGCATCCTCGTCCCGCGCGACCGTGCGCGCGCTGGCCGACCGTCTGACGCCGGAGGTGGCATGTGACGTCGCCGATCCCGGCGCCCTGCCGCACTACAACGCGGACATCGAGAATGATCCCGCCGTCGCCCGTCTCAACGCCCAGATCGCTGCGGCCGACGGCGTGGTCTTCGTGACGCCGGAATACAATTTCGGCATTCCCGGCGTACTGAAGAACGCCATCGACTGGGCCTCGCGCCCCGCCTTTGCGGCGCCGCTGACGCACAAGCCGTGCATGGTGATCTCGGTCTCCGGCGGCGCGCTGGGCGGGGTCCGCGCCCAGGCGCAGCTGAAATACGTGCTCAACGGTATGCTCGCGAAACTGTTCGTGGGCCCGGAAATCGTCATCCCGCAGGCAAACGCGAAAGTCTCCGACGGGCTGCTCACGGATGAGACCATCCTCGCCTTCTGCGAGGAGAACATCGGTAATTTCATCGCGTCCTTCTGA
- a CDS encoding LysR substrate-binding domain-containing protein — MKTTTRIRLRHIRCFLEVAEHGSITKAAASLNTVQPALSRTLRELESELGQTLFERTGQGLILTPAGENFRRHALAGMSQIDRGIQQARGFANAPAVNVGILPNVARTLLPPAVARLKALSPGIDMRLHSTTARQMLQHLRTGKIDFVVGRLMSLEHLTGISFEQLYSEPLLFVARRDHPITRERNLTIDDIDRQLVIIPVADTIIRRELDRFTFARGLVEFSNKIETVSFEFIRSFLASNDAVACIPMGAVRQELASGQLVQLDIHGEELMGSVGLSFVAGRELSPAAAQLADLVRDEARAYA, encoded by the coding sequence ATGAAGACAACCACCCGCATCCGCCTGCGCCACATCCGCTGCTTTCTCGAAGTGGCCGAACACGGCTCGATCACCAAGGCGGCCGCATCGCTCAACACGGTGCAGCCGGCCCTGTCGCGCACATTGCGTGAACTGGAGAGCGAACTCGGCCAAACGCTGTTCGAGCGCACCGGCCAGGGCCTGATCCTGACGCCTGCGGGGGAAAACTTCCGCAGACACGCGCTCGCCGGCATGTCGCAGATCGATCGCGGCATCCAGCAGGCGCGTGGCTTCGCCAACGCGCCGGCGGTCAACGTCGGCATTCTGCCCAACGTCGCCCGCACGCTCCTGCCCCCGGCGGTCGCACGGCTCAAGGCGCTCTCGCCGGGCATCGACATGCGCCTGCACTCGACGACCGCCCGCCAGATGCTACAGCATCTGCGCACCGGCAAGATCGACTTCGTCGTCGGCAGGCTGATGTCGCTGGAGCATCTGACCGGCATCAGCTTCGAGCAGCTCTATTCGGAGCCGCTCCTGTTCGTCGCGCGCAGGGACCATCCGATAACGCGCGAGCGAAACCTCACCATCGACGATATCGACCGCCAGCTCGTCATCATCCCCGTGGCCGACACGATCATCAGGCGCGAGCTCGACCGGTTCACCTTCGCCCGCGGGCTTGTGGAGTTTTCCAACAAGATCGAGACGGTGTCGTTCGAGTTCATCCGCAGCTTTCTCGCCAGCAATGACGCCGTCGCCTGCATTCCGATGGGCGCGGTGCGGCAGGAACTTGCGTCGGGCCAACTGGTGCAGCTCGACATCCACGGCGAGGAGCTGATGGGCTCGGTCGGCCTGTCGTTCGTGGCCGGACGCGAGCTGTCGCCTGCGGCGGCCCAGCTGGCGGATCTGGTGCGTGATGAGGCCCGCGCCTACGCATAG
- a CDS encoding sulfatase-like hydrolase/transferase, which produces MRKAKNVLFIMFDQLRWDYLSCYGHPHLHTPNIDKLAQKGVRFDRARIQSPICGSSRMSTYTGRYVHSHGASWNGIPLKVGEITMGDHLRKAGMDCWLVGKTHMRADADGMARLGLEPDSLIGARVAECGFDVFERDDGMRSEGPDGVYDAAGALKYNDYLRDRGYESDNPWHDHANSGIDAAGNVLSGWFLKNSTEPANIEESDSETPYMTRRGMEFIAAQGDRPWCCHLSYIKPHWPYVVPAPYHDMYGRQHIKPVVRSDAEFADAHPVLKGFMTNPVGEAFSRQEVRDAVIPAYMGLIKQCDDQMGVLFQWLEDTGRMDDTMIVVTSDHGDFLGDHWMGEKTFFHDTSTKVPLIIYDPSPEADATRGTVCNELVECIDLAPTFLEVAGTDPASVNHILEGRSLMPILHGKQDGPLRDYVICEYDYSASPLADRLGVNAREAVMFMVADTKWKLVHCEGGFRPILFDLEADPDELVDLGDREDHADVIAAMYEKLFTWARRPSQRTTRSTAQLEEMRTQTRRRGVMIGVYDENDVPLELTVHYRGRKATDRRGNDAKAGE; this is translated from the coding sequence ATGCGGAAGGCAAAGAACGTCCTGTTCATCATGTTCGACCAACTGCGCTGGGACTACCTCAGTTGCTATGGTCACCCGCATCTGCATACGCCGAACATCGACAAGCTGGCGCAAAAGGGCGTTCGCTTCGACCGCGCCCGCATCCAGTCGCCGATCTGCGGCTCCTCGCGCATGTCCACCTACACCGGCCGCTATGTGCACAGCCACGGCGCCTCGTGGAACGGCATTCCGCTCAAGGTTGGCGAAATCACCATGGGCGACCACCTGCGCAAAGCGGGCATGGACTGCTGGCTGGTCGGCAAGACGCACATGCGCGCCGACGCGGATGGCATGGCACGCCTGGGCCTGGAACCCGACAGTCTCATCGGCGCGCGGGTCGCCGAATGCGGCTTCGACGTTTTCGAGCGCGACGACGGCATGCGTTCGGAGGGTCCGGACGGCGTATACGACGCAGCCGGCGCGCTGAAATACAACGACTACCTGCGCGATCGAGGCTACGAAAGCGACAACCCCTGGCACGACCATGCCAACTCGGGGATCGACGCGGCCGGCAATGTGCTCTCGGGGTGGTTTCTCAAGAACTCGACCGAGCCCGCCAATATCGAGGAGAGCGATTCCGAGACGCCCTACATGACCCGCCGCGGCATGGAGTTCATCGCGGCGCAGGGCGACAGGCCGTGGTGCTGCCACCTGTCCTACATCAAGCCGCACTGGCCCTATGTTGTGCCCGCGCCCTATCACGACATGTACGGCCGCCAGCACATCAAGCCCGTGGTGCGCTCGGACGCCGAGTTCGCCGATGCCCATCCGGTGCTGAAGGGCTTCATGACCAATCCCGTGGGTGAAGCCTTCTCGCGCCAGGAGGTCCGCGACGCGGTGATCCCCGCCTACATGGGATTGATCAAACAGTGCGACGACCAGATGGGCGTGCTCTTCCAATGGCTGGAGGACACCGGCCGGATGGACGACACGATGATCGTGGTCACATCCGATCACGGCGATTTCCTCGGCGACCACTGGATGGGCGAGAAGACCTTTTTCCACGACACATCGACCAAAGTTCCGCTGATCATCTACGATCCCTCGCCGGAGGCCGACGCCACCCGCGGCACGGTCTGCAATGAGCTGGTGGAATGCATCGACCTGGCGCCCACCTTCCTGGAGGTCGCAGGCACCGATCCGGCGTCGGTGAACCATATTCTCGAAGGCCGCTCGCTGATGCCGATCCTGCACGGCAAACAGGACGGGCCGCTGCGCGACTACGTGATCTGCGAATACGACTACTCGGCCTCGCCGCTGGCCGACCGGCTCGGCGTGAACGCCCGCGAGGCGGTGATGTTCATGGTGGCGGACACCAAGTGGAAGCTGGTTCACTGCGAGGGCGGCTTCCGCCCGATCCTGTTCGACCTGGAGGCCGATCCGGACGAGCTCGTGGATCTTGGCGACCGCGAGGACCATGCCGACGTCATCGCAGCGATGTACGAAAAGCTTTTCACCTGGGCGCGGCGGCCGTCACAGCGCACGACCCGCTCGACCGCCCAACTGGAGGAAATGCGCACACAGACGCGCCGGCGCGGCGTCATGATCGGCGTCTACGACGAAAACGACGTGCCGCTGGAACTCACGGTTCACTACCGCGGCCGCAAGGCCACCGACCGTCGGGGGAACGACGCCAAGGCCGGCGAATAA
- a CDS encoding TAXI family TRAP transporter solute-binding subunit has translation MIMTRRVFGALACATGMALSSAGAFAQANLTAETSSAGNSPHLSITHMADVLSEEGIASLQVQEGQTLTNSIINVAEGKTDVAALPLILRFLLEKGRGPFSKQGENGAKLAANLRALYPYNAGAFGLIAHESSNITKWEDIKGKTVFNGPPRGAALVNARQAIQMAAGFKDGEDYKGYQANWGQLANILVDGSADAFVVPLTFPSERVIIALSAGNVNIVSTPKHIFEGEAFGKLLKAPGNIPIVVKAEDMGYGEGQGVTLISEDGIFRGMGTAFADIVHKDMSTELAKAITAAYIKHIDDLKAKAPYARNIGVGNLDPDASGFCGPLSMKYHPGAVAAWEEAGYTVPDCAK, from the coding sequence ATGATTATGACAAGACGGGTATTCGGCGCCCTCGCATGCGCCACAGGCATGGCGTTGAGTTCGGCAGGCGCTTTCGCGCAGGCCAATCTGACCGCCGAGACATCCAGCGCGGGCAATTCGCCGCATCTTTCGATCACCCACATGGCCGATGTGCTGAGTGAGGAGGGCATCGCGTCGCTGCAAGTCCAGGAAGGCCAGACGCTGACCAACTCGATCATCAACGTGGCCGAGGGCAAGACGGACGTGGCGGCGCTGCCGCTGATCCTCCGCTTCCTGCTGGAAAAGGGCCGAGGGCCGTTCTCCAAACAGGGCGAGAACGGCGCGAAACTGGCCGCCAATCTGCGCGCGCTCTATCCCTACAACGCCGGCGCCTTCGGCCTCATCGCGCATGAGAGCAGCAACATCACCAAGTGGGAGGACATCAAGGGCAAGACGGTGTTCAACGGTCCGCCGCGCGGCGCGGCGCTGGTCAACGCCCGTCAGGCGATCCAGATGGCCGCGGGCTTCAAGGATGGCGAGGACTACAAGGGCTATCAGGCCAACTGGGGGCAGCTCGCGAACATCCTCGTCGACGGCTCCGCCGACGCCTTCGTGGTACCGCTGACGTTTCCCTCCGAGCGGGTGATCATCGCGCTGTCCGCCGGCAATGTGAACATCGTCTCCACGCCAAAGCACATCTTCGAAGGCGAGGCGTTCGGCAAGCTGCTCAAGGCCCCGGGCAACATTCCGATCGTGGTCAAGGCCGAAGACATGGGCTACGGCGAGGGACAGGGCGTGACCCTGATCTCCGAGGACGGGATATTCCGCGGCATGGGCACCGCGTTTGCCGATATCGTGCACAAGGATATGAGCACGGAATTGGCCAAGGCGATCACCGCCGCCTACATCAAGCATATCGACGACCTGAAGGCCAAGGCGCCTTATGCAAGGAACATCGGCGTCGGCAATCTCGACCCCGACGCGTCGGGTTTCTGCGGCCCGCTGTCGATGAAATACCATCCCGGCGCGGTCGCTGCCTGGGAAGAGGCCGGCTACACGGTCCCCGACTGCGCGAAGTGA